One region of Polynucleobacter paneuropaeus genomic DNA includes:
- a CDS encoding FAD-dependent monooxygenase — MTSPSGDILVLGGGPVGLACAAWTLQKYPNIQLTLIDRNPVEDSALGSSDTRGIALSHGSKLLLDTIGAWPNESAPIHQVHVSQAGRFGRALMTREELKQDALGHIVRYRDIHLALRNALRNLQKNSPHFIWQHIDANSAPLDIDAQCIVHAEGGLFKTQDWVESGRDYGQAALVGLVEVEAAVPHMAWERFTAEGPLAVLPSHFGTNILNLVWCGSPESTQIRLALSDVEFLSALQNEFGTRIGRFLKIQDRRFYDLGLNYRKEIHQGNAVWIGNAAQTLHPVAGQGLNLGLRDAYLLSEKLSSVFARTATAITTTGIEKALSEYAQSRQIDRKTTIGLTDMMARVFTSNLIPVVFARGLALSALQWLPPIKTALARQMMFGRR; from the coding sequence ATGACAAGTCCTTCTGGCGATATTCTGGTTTTAGGTGGTGGCCCTGTTGGACTGGCCTGTGCCGCCTGGACTCTACAAAAATATCCAAATATCCAACTCACTCTAATTGATCGTAACCCCGTTGAAGATAGCGCTCTGGGCTCTTCTGATACTCGAGGTATCGCACTCTCTCACGGCAGCAAACTTCTCCTCGATACGATTGGTGCTTGGCCTAACGAGAGCGCACCCATTCATCAAGTACATGTGTCTCAAGCTGGACGCTTTGGTCGCGCTCTGATGACGCGAGAAGAACTTAAACAAGATGCACTTGGTCATATTGTTCGCTACCGCGATATTCATCTGGCATTACGCAATGCGCTTCGCAACTTGCAAAAAAATAGTCCTCACTTTATTTGGCAACACATTGATGCCAATAGCGCCCCTCTTGATATTGATGCCCAATGTATAGTTCATGCCGAAGGTGGCTTATTCAAAACCCAAGATTGGGTTGAATCTGGTCGAGACTATGGTCAAGCAGCCTTAGTGGGCTTGGTAGAGGTAGAGGCAGCTGTTCCACATATGGCGTGGGAGCGATTCACTGCGGAAGGTCCTTTAGCAGTTCTTCCAAGTCACTTTGGTACAAATATTTTGAATCTGGTTTGGTGTGGCTCTCCGGAGTCAACCCAGATTCGACTTGCTTTGAGTGATGTTGAATTTTTGTCTGCACTACAAAATGAATTTGGTACACGGATTGGGCGCTTTCTCAAAATCCAAGATCGCCGATTTTATGATTTAGGCCTCAATTACCGCAAAGAGATTCATCAAGGTAATGCTGTTTGGATCGGCAATGCAGCACAAACACTGCACCCTGTCGCTGGTCAGGGTTTGAACTTAGGTCTACGAGACGCTTATCTTCTTTCAGAAAAACTCAGTAGCGTATTTGCTAGGACTGCAACCGCTATAACAACAACAGGAATTGAGAAAGCGCTTTCTGAATACGCTCAAAGTCGACAAATTGATCGCAAGACGACTATTGGTCTGACCGACATGATGGCTAGAGTCTTTACCTCCAACTTAATCCCAGTTGTGTTTGCCCGAGGCTTGGCTTTATCGGCCCTACAATGGCTTCCGCCGATCAAAACAGCCTTAGCCCGTCAAATGATGTTTGGGCGACGCTAG